A genomic stretch from Setaria viridis chromosome 1, Setaria_viridis_v4.0, whole genome shotgun sequence includes:
- the LOC117864206 gene encoding iron-phytosiderophore transporter yellow stripe 1: MDVDVVDRARNGGGDEIQKHELVPEEDMESDPAAAREKEHVQPWREQVTLRGMVAALLIGFMFSVIVMKIALTTGLVPTLNVSAALIAFLALRGWTRVLERLGVAHRPFTRQENCVIETCAVACYTIAFGGGFGSTLLGMDKRTYELSGNSPANVPGSYKDPGFGWMAGFMAAISFSGLLSLIPLRKVLVIDYNLTYPSGTATAVLINGFHTKQGDKNAKMQVRGFLKYFGLSFIWSFFQWFYTGGDICGFVQFPTFGLKAWKQTFFFDFSMTYVGAGMICSHLVNISTLLGAILSWGILWPLISKQKGEWYPANVPESSMKSLYGYKAFLCIALIMGDGLYHFFKVLGVTAMSLHERLNRKRASNRVANGNGDEMVPLDDLQRDEVFKDGSFPAWAAYAGYAGLSVIAVITIPIMFRQIKWYHVIVAYVIAPLLGFANSYGTGLTDINMAYNYGKIALFIFAAWAGKDNGVIAGLAGGTLVKQLVMASADLMHDFKTGHLTMTSPRSLLVAQFIGTAMGCIVAPLTFLLFYNAFDIGNPTGYWKAPYGLIYRNMAVLGVEGFSALPKHCLTLSAGFFAFAFIFSVARDILPRKYGRLVPLPMAMAVPFLVGGSFAIDMCVGSLIVFVWNKMNKNEAAFMVPAMASGLICGDGIWTFPSSLLALAKIKPPICMKFTPGS; this comes from the exons ATGGACGTCGACGTCGTGGACCGCGCGCGCaacgggggcggcgacgagatCCAGAAGCACGAGCTCGTGCCCGAGGAAGACATGGAGTccgacccggcggcggcgcgcgagaaGGAGCACGTGCAGCCGTGGCGCGAGCAGGTGACCCTCCGCGGCatggtggcggcgctgctgatCGGGTTCATGTTCTCGGTGATCGTGATGAAGATCGCGCTCACCACGGGGCTGGTGCCCACGCTGAACGTCTCCGCGGCGCTCATCGCCTTCCTCGCGCTCCGCGGGTGGACGCGCGTGCTGGAGCGCCTCGGCGTCGCGCACCGACCCTTCACGCGCCAGGAGAACTGCGTCATCGAGACCTGCGCCGTCGCGTGCTACACCATCGCCTTCGGCG GAGGGTTCGGCTCCACGCTGCTGGGCATGGACAAGAGGACGTACGAGCTGTCCGGGAACTCGCCGGCCAACGTGCCGGGGAGCTACAAGGACCCTGGGTTCGGCTGGATGGCCGGGTTCATGGCGGCAATCAGCTTCTCGGGCCTCCTGAGCTTGATTCCTCTCAGAAAG GTTTTAGTCATTGACTACAATTTAACTTACCCGAGTGGGACTGCAACTGCTGTTCTCATAAATGGTTTCCACACCAAGCAAGGGGACAAGAATGCAAA GATGCAAGTCCGTGGGTTTCTGAAGTATTTCGGGCTCAGCTTCATATGGAGTTTTTTCCAATGGTTCTACACAGGTGGTGATATCTGCGGATTTGTTCAGTTCCCTACATTTGGTCTGAAGGCTTGGAAACAGAC GTTCTTCTTTGATTTTAGCATGACATATGTTGGTGCGGGGATGATTTGTTCGCACCTTGTGAACATATCCACTCTCCTTGGTGCGATCCTGTCATGGGGGATATTGTGGCCACTCATCAGCAAACAGAAGGGGGAGTGGTACCCTGCAAATGTACCAGAAAGCAGCATGAAAAGCCTATACGGTTACAAG GCCTTCCTCTGCATAGCTCTGATCATGGGAGACGGTCTTTACCACTTCTTTAAAGTCCTTGGTGTCACAGCTATGAGCCTGCATGAACGACTAAACCGGAAACGTGCTAGCAACAGAG TGGCAAATGGAAATGGGGACGAAATGGTCCCACTCGACGATCTGCAACGTGACGAGGTCTTCAAGGACGGTTCTTTCCCCGCTTGGGCAGCTTACGCCGGATATGCAGGGCTAAGCGTCATTGCAGTGATCACCATCCCAATCATGTTCCGGCAGATCAAGTGGTACCACGTCATTGTGGCCTACGTCATCGCCCCTCTCCTTGGTTTCGCCAATTCCTACGGAACAGGGCTCACTGACATCAACATGGCCTACAACTACGGCAAGATCGCGCTGTTCATCTTCGCAGCTTGGGCTGGCAAGGACAACGGTGTCATTgctggcctcgccggcggcacgcTGGTGAAGCAGCTGGTGATGGCCTCCGCCGATCTGATGCATGACTTCAAGACGGGTCACCTGACCATGACATCTCCCAGATCCTTGCTCGTGGCACAGTTCATTGGGACGGCCATGGGCTGCATAGTTGCGCCTCTCACGTTCTTGCTCTTCTACAACGCGTTCGACATCGGAAACCCCACCGGTTACTGGAAGGCCCCATACGGGCTGATCTACCGGAACATGGCGGTCCTTGGCGTGGAGGGCTTCTCCGCGTTGCCCAAGCATTGCCTTACGCTCTCAGCAGGGTTCTTCGCATTCGCATTCATCTTTAGTGTTGCAAGGGATATCCTACCACGCAAGTATGGGAGACTTGTGCCCCTCCCAATGGCGATGGCGGTGCCATTCCTTGTTGGTGGAAGCTTTGCGATCGATATGTGCGTCGGGAGTTTGATCGTCTTCGTTTGGAACAAGATGAACAAGAATGAAGCGGCCTTCATGGTGCCTGCAATGGCATCCGGTTTGATCTGTGGAGATGGCATATGGACCTTCCCGTCTTCCCTTCTCGCCCTTGCCAAGATCAAGCCACCAATCTGCATGAAGTTCACACCTGGAAGCTAG